GATGACAGAGAAAACCTCATCATTGAGGATTGTCTATAGACTTTGTCATTTTGTTTCAGATTTCAAAATGAAGCTAATTGGACAGAAGAAATCATCACATACTTATGAGAATTTATTATCATGCACACCTTGCTGCTGAACATGCTGGCCTATGAATGTGTACACTCTGCCTCGGGCCCAGAGACATTACCAGGCCCCCTTTGGACCTCAGTCCAGCAACCACAGCCCTAGACATGACTCTAGACTCAGCAAATTTGTATTTATGCCCAGACCATGCATGTACTATTTCTCAAAATGATCTACCTACACATGCCCAATGGTATGAAGGAGAATGAGCTGGAGGAAAATATGTCATCCGTGAGGTCTCTCCagggtcattttatttttttgcatttattttttaaaaatatatttatttttaattggaggataattgctttacaatattgtgttagcttctgccatacatcaacatgcatcagccatagatatacatatgttccctccctcttgagcctccctccagtGCCATTTTTGAGTACCTTGAAGTAAATGGTGTTGACTAGCACCAGGACAGTGAACTCATTGATGCCTTGCGGGGGGATGACATCAGTGATACGCCCTTCAGTCTTATTGGATATCCATTGGTTGATAGTCAATCTGGACTGCTCTGCATTTCCCTGAGGAGAACAGGAAACAAACCTACCCAACTGTGCTATTCAATCGGCTTCTCCATCTCCCCatgcagaattttattttgtcCATCTTCCCTCCACTCTTTTCCACCATTTTGTTAAACCAATCACTCTAATCCAGATTGGAGAAACCACACATATCCAGCATACTGTCGTGGATCTCCCATAgagttaataaatattaacagaagaaaaagaaagaaaggaaagaaaaagaggaagaaataaagaaacagaagaagagaaaaactgtctggaaaaagaaaacaaaatattatctTCTTTGACTTTGGAAACCTGAACTCTTATGAGTATTCATGAGATGTGCCCTCTGGGAAGCTAAGGATtgatgcaggaggtgcaagggGCACAGGAGAGATGCCCATGCGATccaaaaagtctgagaaatacctTTTGaataaaatcagtaaaaataaaaataaataaaaataaaatcagtagaCTTCTTTGTtgcaggacttttttttttaactttttaagtaagtctgtttattgaaaagatttgaaaatagtAATAAGGCTTTCAACATTTAACAAACTTTCAAGATAGTAATAATATGAGACATTAAGAATTTAGTTCAAAACCCCAAAGTTTCCTAGGTCATTCCCTGTCATGCTGTAGAAGTAGGCCTACACTTGCTCTGTTGTGTGAACTAGTGACTATGTTCTGAATGCCACTGTTGCaggatttttataactttttcagAGAAACTGCTGCAATCCATAGATAGCACTGATTTCTCAGGTTTCAAATAAGAATACATATCTCAGGGGCTCTGACTTAAAAcacctcttcctgccttcaactaGCATAGCAGTGTTCATTAGGATGCTGCTTCCTTGTCTCTTTAAGTTCTGAGTGGAGAGGAAGAACTCTGAGGTCTGGGATGACATCTGGGGCTCACCTTGAAGTCCAGGGGCTGGAGCTTGGCCCCATATACCACCTCACTGATGTCCTGGTAGGTCTCATTGAATGTGATGGATTTGTCTCCAAAAAGACGGTTGGCTGATACCAACTCAGAGGATTTATTGGCTTTTCGATAGAGTCGGCAGTTCAGTTTGGCAAAGAAAAAGTGGATCTGATCAGATGTCTTCTCAGAGATGGTATCAAACTTAAAAACCTGTAGAAGCCAAAAGAAAACAGTGGTGGGTCTGGTGGGACAGCCTGGCTCACATGGTCAGTGAGCATCATGCCAGTCAGCCCCTGACCAATAGTCatcaagcacagtgcctggcacagcatAAACATTCAACTCACACTTTCTAaaggaataaatggaaaaaagaagaaaggggggcttccctgctggtctagtggttaagaatctgtccactaatgcagaggacatgtgtttgatccctggtctaggaagattccaaaTCCCATGGGttagctaagcccatgcgccacaactactgagcctgtgtgctgcaaatactgaagcctgcaagcgctagagcccatgctctgcaacaagagaagtcgccacaacgagaagcccgagcaccacaacggAAAAGTATCACCCTCTCtgggcaactagagaaaaacccaagcagtaacaaagacccagcacagccataaataaataaataaataatttgttcttaaaaaaaaggggggggggataggaaggagagagagaaaaagaaacacaaagagcCGGGAATACTCAGAAGGGCTTTGAGTTGTACCTCCATCAACTGCTTGAGTGTGTTGTCACAGGCACCCAGCTTGGTCATAGCAAAAGCTGTGGAGATACTCAGGGGTGACAGGAAAATGTTGTCATTGTTATTCTTGGAGTCTGCCAGATGCTGATAGAAGACAGTGGCAAAGTGGGAATTGGCCTTGGACAGTTCCCAGACCCGCCGGTTGGTGGCCCCGGGGATCTTCTGCCCTGAGCCCTCGCCCTCAGCCGCCTTCTTCTCTGGGGAACGGTAAATACACATGGGATTCACAGGAATGTCCCGAGGCTTGGCTGTGCAGATGTCCTCCACAGGTTTCCGATGACAGGTCACATAGCCCCAGAAGCCAATAAGCAGCAAAGGGAGAAGACATATGCTCCTATAGGGGGACAGAAAGCTGAGTTAAGCTAGGCTGAGACATCCCCTCCCCACTGTCCACCACAGATTTACCCTAGTAGTAGATCATAGACTACCAGCCCACACTGTGGGGCCAGAAGGAGGGCCAACACCTTTGAAGAGTACAAGGGCCCAGGACAAGTTCAATCCTGGACTCCTTACCCTGGACATAGTCCTGTTGAAATTAGAGCCAACTGTTGGAGTAACGATGTTATTAGAAGTCTTGCGTGCTCAAGGCCTCATgctggaagaaataaagaatgcgAAGCTTCGAACTGGTGAACTGGACCATGCACAGATGAAAAAAGATGGGGAATTTTAGTGCCCAGTGAAAACTCAGGTCAATTGGAGGAGTCATTAACAGACGCTATTTAGGGAAGGGATTTTAACCTGGAGGTTAAAGGACTGGGAAGACTTTGATTGACAGCAACACCAGATGGCTAAGAAGGAGTGCCTGGGCAAAACTACAATCTATGTGCTGAAAACTCTGAAATCTCTAGCTCCAGTCCTAATCTTTCCACTGAGTTCTAGACCAGTTGTTTGCTGGACAATTCCACCTAGATGTCCTATTGATCCCTTAGTGAAATACAAGTaaactgaacttgtgtctctcaCCCATACACCTGCTTCTCCTTCTATGTCCCCCAACTCAGCAAATGGGACCTTCAGATATGCTGTCATCCAATCTAGAGACCTGAGAGCCATCCAggatttctccctctctcccttctcaaTAGTCAGACCCTGGATTCTATGCATTCTGTTTTCTTGTTCTCTCGCTGCCTTAGCTCAGGTCCTCATCATTTTCTGATGCCCGGAAATTCTAGTAACTTCCAAAGTGTGTTCACTAAAGTAAATAATACTAGTctcactttcaaaaaaaaagatattaaaaaaaagatataaaaaaaaaagatatcatgaAATTGACAAATTAGAAAAATTGGGACACCCAATTAAGTAAACAAAGTGATAAACTCTATTATAGTGTTTTTATAGATAAGACATGAGGGGCCAGACGCTTACTCTGGTTGACTTGGGGCCCTAGGCCTACAGAAGGGAGTCTGTACATGGGTACTGACTCTTCACAATCTTCCCCCAGCAGAAAAAGACAAGACATGCAGGTAGTGTAGAAAGGACTCGTCAGAGTGGTCTTCTGGGCAAGTGTGGGGCTGGCTGGAAGCTGGGGGCAGCTGAGGGGTACTTGGTTTCTTGCATGATCTGAAGTCAAccctgaagtcttttttttttttttctgaagtcttTTTAAGAACAGAGGCACTGCGTGGGAGAGCAGAGGTGCTGAGGGAGCTGCGGAAGACaggatgagaaagcagagagagattTGCCATTCATCTCCCCAGCTGGCTTGTCTCTGTTTCCCACATTGTCCCTCAGCTACCTTTAGAAATACAAGTGGAGGCTGAGGGGGCCCTGGGAGCTCTGTTAAGCACAAAGAAAAACCAAGGTGATCAAGCTAGAGCCTCACTTTTAGCTtcctgtaaaaaacaaaacaaaacagatcaaGGAAGGAATGTGTATGATGTTAAGGGATGTGGTCCTTTGTCAAAGGTCACTGAGACCTTGGGAGGGAGTAGGGGTTGTGACAGAAAAGCGGGGGGCAGGGCGGAATTGGGTGGAAGGAGGAGCAAAAAGCGAGTTAGGAGGTCCTCATGCATTACATTTTCCCTCTTTCCAGATACATGGCAGGCCCGGCGCTTCCCCTTGGAGTGTCTCCTGGGCTGCTGTGCGGGCTGTGGCGGAGCAGCGTCTCTTCTGAGGGAAGACATCCCCCGTGTTTCTTGGGTTGGGAATCCAAGGTGTGGCTTAGGGAAAGGCCTTATCCTAAGAACTGAGCCGGAGGGAGGGTACTCAGGACGATGTCTTCCAAACGAGTCTGATTATAACTACCAGGGAGAGAGGGCCAGGTCTTCTTGAAGGTGCTGAGGTCATCCTGGAGAGTCAGAGGTCAGGAAACCCAGTGAGGGCATGCAGAGGGAAAGCCCACCCCTCTTACCTTTTTCCAGTGGTGACGTTTCCTATCCCATTGGAAATCATGGTCGCTAACCTTCCACAGGTCTGAGAGAGTGGAGATAGTGTGGTCTGAGGCAATCCCTCTGGACTGGTTCTTTCCTCTACATCTGACTGGGGTTCCAGAGGCTAGGGTGGGGGATGGAACTGGTGAGGAGGGGAGGCCTGAGGTCAAAGGCTGATGACCAGCTCCCAGGGTTAAGCAAAGCGTGGAGCCCAGTGTTGGTTAATTAGTAGAGAAGTTTTAAAGTTCAGTCAGGTCCAGAGAAAGAGGCCCACATTTCTTACTCTCTTCAtctttatagaaaaggaaaaggaggaagtgtTCACAAAACTTCATCAGAAAATAACTGACAGATGAGAACTCTGTCTgcgggaattttttttttcctggttaacCAAACCAGGAAGTAGAAAATAGTACATattctatataaataaaatagtattactgtataagccaccagggaagtcccaagaatactggttgctattcctttctccaggggatcttcctgaccgggggattgagcccaggtctccagcattggaggcagattctttaccatctgagccaccagggaagcccagtatataaCTAGCCAAGTTGAATGTCCAGAAAATTCTAGCTTTCTACCTCTCAGTGCAATGCCCTCTTTCTCATAGCTTTTTAAGGAGACCAGAATAAAAGAGAGCTGATGTTATCTAATcagaggggagagaagagaaatattttgaaacaggTGCTACCTTCAGGCCTCTGAGAGACCATGTGTCTGTGACCCAGACAGGTTACACCTTTGTGTAAAATGGCCTCATTCCCCATTCAGCCTTGAAGTGGTTGAGAGGGACACAATAGCAGGGGCCTCAGGGTGCCGCCACAGACATTTCTTAAAGTGGAGGAGCTGGGTGAGGAATACTTGGAAAAATTCTATTGGGGGATTAGGAGACAGTGTGGGACAGGTGAAAAACAAGCTTGCAACTGCTGAAATACTtctaaaaagcaaacagaatgaattatatttatgtatattgttaattttacttattttagtaATTGGGGAGATCAAGTCAAATTAGTGGAGATAAAGGGTAAGGTTTATATTTATTTCCCTCTTCCCAGATAAGCCAAAAACAGTATCACAAGGATTGCTACAACTGTATTCAAAGGATATAAGCCACCTTCAGTGTGATTGAAGACTGGTATTAAGTTGGTATTGTCATAGGCATTCTAAAGAGTTCTCTATTCATTAGACAGGAGAAACCTCTACCTAGACTGAAGTTGtgtctaatttatttttcaacttttttggccacaccctgtggCATGTGATCTTAGTTCAGGACCCaggattgaacttgcaccccctgcattggaaggcagagtctatTCCCTAGAAGACTGGGTAAATCCCTGTGTCTAAGTTCTTGGCTGATTTAGACCCTGGACACTATGAAGGCCTCTGTGTATGGTGTAAATGGTTACAAGGAACAGTCCTAAAAAGCCCCAGAATGGTCAGAGTCTCTTGTCACTCCAGATTAAAGGCAATTGGAAAGTCTCCTATTCAACCACTTGTGTTCAGCAAACATAGGAGCACTACCTAGACAGCAGGCACTGTTGTCGAGGCTGGGAGCTCCAGTCAGGAAGACATGCGATGATCACATAAAgaacaaacatataaaaaataaacctgggacttcccttccagcggctaagactccgtgctcccaatgcagggggcctgggttcaatcgctggtcagggaagtagatcccacatgccgcaactaaagatttagcatgctgcaacaaagaccctgcacagctaaataaaataaaataaacttaaaaataatataaaacctgTAACATGttctatgtgcttagttgctcagtcatgtctgactctttgcaaccccattgactgtggctcttctgtccatgggaattctccaggaaagaatatggattgggttgccatgccctcctccaggggatcttcccaacccagggatcaaacccaggtctcccacattgctggcagattctttaccatctgagctaccagggaagcccatgttaggTGTTAATAAGGGTTACAGAGGAAAATACAACAGGGCAAGGGAGTAGAAAGTGATGAGAGGAGATAGGGACATTATTGTTATAGAACGGGTGGTAGGAAAGTCCTCCCTAATGAACTGACATTAAGGAACCAGAATGAAGTGGAGGGGGGCAGGGTGAGGAACCACATAGTACTTTCAGGAAAAGCTTTCCACATAGAAGAAACAGGAGATAACAAACATCCTGAGGTAGAATATGTGGTTCAAACCTATTGTTCCAGCTTGTAGAAGTTGTGAGACTTGTGCCTTGGAGGAAGGCAGACGAAGAGATGGAGCACAAGGGGTGAAGGAGGTCTGGAGAACATCTGTGGGAAAAGAGATGAGGATGCAGATAGTGAAGAACTATACATCAGCAACTGGGTTTAATATGTTCATTCGTTCATTGAGTCATATGCTCATTTAATTAACATGTGTTTAATAAATGCCTATAGGTACCAGGTATGGTTGGTGCTGGGCCTGGGGCTATGAAGATGACTTTGCTCTCCAGGAGCTCCTTGCTTCACAGTAGACGCCAGACATGATGATAAACATGCCCATCAATGCTACTGGTCATCTGACTAAAGCTGGGCAGGAGAGGGTAAGATCAGGACGTGATAATATAGTGTAAGAAATTTTCAAGACTAAGATAcaaagtctttttattttaaaataattctaaagtaACAAAAAAGTTGCAAAAGTAATACAAAATATTCTTATATATCCTTTACCCAGATTTCCCAAATTTTCACACTGTTCTCATCTTACATTTGCTTTCTGTTGTTTCTCATACCCCTCTCTTCCTCACTCTCTCTGACTCCCCATCTCtattttttctgtattgttttaaaatagtttgcAGATATAAGTGCCCTTTTACCCTTATGCAGAGTGAGGTTCCTAAAAACAAGAACATCTCTTTATAATGTCACAGTATAAAAGACACAAGATTGACAGTAATATAGTACCATTTTCAAATCCATAAATCTTATTCTAAATTTGCCAAATGTCCCACTGATATTCTATATTCTTTATAGCAAGTGGTTCTCAAAATTTTGGGTCTTAGGATCTCTTTTTAGTCTTGCTAAATTACATTTaaacataattatttatataacacatacataaaataattttaacttcatGCATACACTGAAAGCTTTGCATGGGGGAACTCCCAGGATCACACTTTGGGAAACATTAATTTTTAGGCCCTGAAAGTCcccgccccaccaccaccacttccaGGTCCAGGGTCACACACTGCATTCAACTGTCATGTTTCTTTGGTCTCCTCTAGTTTGGAACAGTTGctctcttttctttgtctttcatgactatggaattttttaaagagtacGGGCCAGTTATTTTTGAAGAATGTCTTTCAATTTGAGTATATCTGAGGTTTCTTCAGGATTTGATTCAAGTTACACTTTTATTTTTGGTAGGAATACTAAAGAAATAATATTGCGTCATTCTCAGTGCATCATATCAGGAGGCATGAGTTATCAATTTATCCCATTAATTGGGATAATTGATGTTAGTTTTGATCACTTAGTTAAATAAGATCAGGACTGTAAAATTATAACATTTCCCTTTTTATTAAGTAAGTATCCTCTAAGAAGATATCTTGAGAACatcatacattatttttcatcaaACTGTCACATGCTAATTATAGCATTCCTCAGTGGCTCTTCTGTAAGACTTTTAACGCATTTTTCCTAGTTCCCATCTGATTCCCTAAAAAGAATTATCACTGAAACCATTAGAATTCAGATATCAACTAAAGTGAGACAACACACTCTCTTGCTAGGGTGTGAGGAAAATGCCCTTTcactcattgctggtgggaatgcagactactATAACCCTTTGAAGGAAAATTTGGCAATATGAACATTACAAATGAGTTTACCCTTTGAGCTGGAAATTCCACTTCAGGAAGTGTATTCTACAGATATATCTGCATGGGTATAAGTAAGGTTACCGGTTATAACTTGATTTGCAATAGCACAAGATTAGAAACAATTTCCACCTATAGCAGACTAGTTAAACCAACATACATCCCCACAATGGAAAACTATGTTACTGTCAAAAAGAATGAGGCTGTTT
The genomic region above belongs to Cervus elaphus chromosome 14, mCerEla1.1, whole genome shotgun sequence and contains:
- the SERPINC1 gene encoding antithrombin-III isoform X2, giving the protein MISNGIGNVTTGKRSICLLPLLLIGFWGYVTCHRKPVEDICTAKPRDIPVNPMCIYRSPEKKAAEGEGSGQKIPGATNRRVWELSKANSHFATVFYQHLADSKNNNDNIFLSPLSISTAFAMTKLGACDNTLKQLMEVFKFDTISEKTSDQIHFFFAKLNCRLYRKANKSSELVSANRLFGDKSITFNETYQDISEVVYGAKLQPLDFKGNAEQSRLTINQWISNKTEGRITDVIPPQGINEFTVLVLVNTIYFKGLWKSKFSPENTKEELFYKADGESCSVPMMYQEGKFHYRRVAEGTQVLELPFKGDDITMVLILPKPEKTLAKVEQELTPDMLQEWLDELAETLLVVHMPRFRIEDSFSVKERLEDMGLEDLFSPEKSRLPGIVAEGRNDLYVSDAFHKAFLEENCLAVN
- the SERPINC1 gene encoding antithrombin-III isoform X1, with protein sequence MISNGIGNVTTGKRSICLLPLLLIGFWGYVTCHRKPVEDICTAKPRDIPVNPMCIYRSPEKKAAEGEGSGQKIPGATNRRVWELSKANSHFATVFYQHLADSKNNNDNIFLSPLSISTAFAMTKLGACDNTLKQLMEVFKFDTISEKTSDQIHFFFAKLNCRLYRKANKSSELVSANRLFGDKSITFNETYQDISEVVYGAKLQPLDFKGNAEQSRLTINQWISNKTEGRITDVIPPQGINEFTVLVLVNTIYFKGLWKSKFSPENTKEELFYKADGESCSVPMMYQEGKFHYRRVAEGTQVLELPFKGDDITMVLILPKPEKTLAKVEQELTPDMLQEWLDELAETLLVVHMPRFRIEDSFSVKERLEDMGLEDLFSPEKSRLPGIVAEGRNDLYVSDAFHKAFLEVNEEGSEAAASTVISITGRSLNSNRVTFKANRPFLVLIREVALNTIIFMGRVANPCVN